One window of Trifolium pratense cultivar HEN17-A07 linkage group LG5, ARS_RC_1.1, whole genome shotgun sequence genomic DNA carries:
- the LOC123885625 gene encoding laccase-6 has translation MANLVTLFMMWFIVICTIYNVKLLVHGSVRGESTRFYDFKVQTKRVTKLCNSKDIVTVNGMFPGPVIYAQEDDRIIVKVTNKTPFNVTLHWHGIRQRLSCWYDGPSFITQCPIQAGQSFTYNFTVVNQKGTFFWHAHVSWLRGTVHGAMIVYPNNKVPFPFKSPYQEQIIILGEYWLQDLQEIEHATLVSGGAPPPADAYTINSHPGPNYNCSINDVYQLNVIPERTYLLRLINAGLNTENFFAIANHKLMIVEADAEYTKPFMTDTVMIGPGQTLNVLVSADQPVGKYSMAVAPYKSGKIVKYQNVSAIAYFNYIGAKSNGSYLPAKLPKLDDKLAVKTVMDGLRSLNQVNVFKEIDKNIFITIGLNVKKCHSKSPKQNCQAMNNGILTASMNNISFVHPHISILEAYYKKINGSYTEDFPDAPSKFYDFVNGAPNNIPYDTESLNGTRTKVLEYGTKVQLILQNTGTVNIENHPIHIHGYSFYVVGYGTGNYDPLTAQFNLVDPPYMNTIGVPVGGWAAVRFVADNPGVWYMHCHIEVHQSWGLGMVFIVKNGKGDLQSLPHPPPDLPSC, from the exons ATGGCCAACTTAGTCACCTTGTTTATGATGTGGTTTATTGTGATATGTACTATCTACAATGTGAAACTTTTGGTACATGGAAGTGTAAGGGGAGAATCAACTAGGTTCTATGATTTTAAG GTTCAAACTAAAAGAGTTACCAAACTTTGCAACTCCAAAGACATTGTCACAGTCAATGGTATGTTTCCAGGACCTGTTATTTACGCGCAAGAAGATGATAGAATCATAGTCAAGGTTACCAATAAGACACCTTTCAATGTTACACTTCACTg GCATGGTATCAGGCAAAGATTATCATGCTGGTATGATGGTCCATCCTTTATTACACAATGTCCAATTCAAGCAGGCCAAAGTTTCACCTATAATTTTACGGTGGTGAATCAGAAGGGAACTTTCTTCTGGCATGCTCATGTTTCTTGGCTAAGAGGAACAGTTCATGGAGCTAtgattgtttatccaaataataAAGTACCTTTCCCATTTAAGAGTCCTTATCAAGAGCAAATAATCATACTAG GAGAGTATTGGCTGCAGGATCTTCAAGAAATTGAGCATGCCACTCTAGTGAGTGGAGGAGCTCCACCTCCGGCAGATGCATATACCATTAACAGTCATCCAGGCCCCAACTACAACTGCTCCATTAATG ATGTTTACCAACTTAATGTGATTCCGGAAAGGACCTACTTGTTAAGACTAATTAATGCTGGTTTAAACACCGAGAACTTCTTTGCCATTGCTAATCACAAATTAATGATCGTGGAAGCTGACGCTGAATACACGAAACCATTCATGACAGACACAGTGATGATTGGACCAGGCCAAACACTAAATGTCCTAGTCTCAGCTGATCAGCCAGTAGGAAAATATTCCATGGCTGTTGCTCCTTACAAGTCTGGCAAGATTGTCAAATATCAAAATGTTTCAGCCATTGCCTACTTCAACTATATAGGGGCCAAATCTAATGGTTCATATTTACCGGCTAAATTACCTAAACTTGATGATAAGTTGGCTGTTAAGACAGTAATGGATGGATTAAGGAGCCTAAATCAAGTAAATGTTTTCAAAGAAATTGATAAAAACATATTCATTACCATTGGATTGAATGTTAAAAAATGCCACTCGAAGTCACCGAAGCAAAACTGTCAAGCCATGAATAATGGGATACTGACAGCTTCAATGAACAATATAAGTTTTGTTCATCCCCATATTTCAATCCTGGAagcttattataaaaaaataaatggatcATATACTGAAGATTTTCCCGACGCACCGTCTAAGTTCTATGACTTCGTTAATGGCGCTCCTAATAACATTCCATATGACACGGAGTCATTGAATGGGACTAGAACTAAGGTCCTTGAATATGGCACCAAGGTACAACTCATTTTGCAGAACACAGGAACAGTCAACATTGAAAACCACCCAATTCACATCCATGGCTACAGCTTTTATGTTGTAGGGTATGGCACCGGAAACTATGATCCACTAACTGCACAATTCAATTTAGTGGATCCCCCATACATGAATACAATTGGAGTTCCAGTCGGTGGATGGGCAGCAGTACGTTTTGTAGCTGATAATCCAG GTGTATGGTATATGCACTGCCACATTGAGGTACACCAATCGTGGGGACTAGGAATGGTATTTATAGTGAAGAACGGAAAAGGAGATCTGCAGTCCTTACCACATCCCCCACCAGACCTGCCCTCGTGCTAA
- the LOC123885626 gene encoding pyridoxine/pyridoxamine 5'-phosphate oxidase 2, which translates to MGSSIIAWKQLLLNAMESNTHLKHSSYMQLATIGTNGKPSNRTVVFRGFQDNTDNILINTDTRTRKIEELKHCSSAEICWYFTDSWEQFRINGHVDIIDGTNPDPLKLQQREKSWFASSVRSRSQYLGPEPGLPRLNEQTQPEISLDPSIGPVDAFCLLILEPDQVDYLNLKSNQRLTFRSHLNAALTKSWIMERVNL; encoded by the exons ATGGGGAGCAGCATCATAGCATGGAAGCAGCTTCTTCTCAATGCTATGGAATCTAACACTCACCTCAAACACTCTTCTTACATGCAACTC GCAACCATAGGAACCAACGGAAAACCTTCAAATCGCACTGTCGTTTTCAg AGGATTCCAAGACAACACTGATAACATCCTAATTAACACCGATACCCGCACTCGCAAG ATTGAAGAGCTCAAGCATTGCTCCTCTGCTGAG ATATGTTGGTATTTCACAGATTCCTGGGAGCAATTCCGGATAAATGGGCATGTAGATATCATTGATGGCACGAATCCTGATCCGCTAAAACTTCAG CAAAGAGAAAAATCCTGGTTTGCCAGTTCCGTGAGATCAAGGTCTCAATATTTGGGGCCAGAACCAGGACTTCCCCGTCTAAATGAACAAACACAGCCAGAAATATCGTTGGATCCTTCTATAGGTCCAGTTGATGCTTTTTGTCTTCTGATTCTAGAACCAGATCAG GTTGATTACTTGAATCTAAAGAGTAATCAAAGGCTAACATTCAGATCACATTTGAATGCTGCATTAACAAAAAGCTGGATTATGGAGAGGGTCAACCTGTGA